The window GAGCATGGCCTCGATCGAGTCCTTTGGCGCGATGCTCTTCACCAGCGAGATCATGAAGGCGAGATTGGCTTCGTCGGGTTTCCGTCCGGTCATGCTGGCCTTCACCAATTGCCTGAGCAGACCATGGAGCGCGTCACTGTCGGCGGCGCCGAGCGCTTCGGCCAGCAGCCGTTCGCCGGCTTGCGGGTCGGCATGGAGGATCGCAATCCGCCGCTTGTAGAGCTTGACCCGCGGGCTTGCGGCGGAGCCGCTGCGATCGTTTGCCGCAACCGGCGGCGTGCTGTGGCGTTTGGCAGATGTCGTCATGTGCTGTGTCCTTTGCCCGCGCGGGCGCGTTGCGCGCGACATCGATCGCTCGCTGCGCGCCTGCGGGATTTTCGAGATGTCGATGAAGGGCTTACGCGCAATCGCCGCGAGGCCCCCGGGGGTCGGGCGGCGTGGACGCTGGCGATTGTTGCGATGATGGCATTCTGCCGGTGTTTTGCCCGACGAGTCAAACGAACATTGCGAAGCGCGCAATCCTCGTTCGTCCAAGTCCTCGTTCGTGCAAGTGCTTGATCTTGCAAGCGTCGGCTACTGTGCATGGGGTTGTTTTCGCGTTTTTTGTTTCGAAGCGGCTCCGACCTGCCGCGCGACGGAATGCCAGCCTGCAAACGCGATTGCGAAATCCGGCGCGCCCGCTCATCATGATCTGCGAATGCGCCGCGTCATGGCGGCGCGAGGCGTCTGGGGAGAGAACGAATGCAACGAATGCTTCGCCTGCTGGCGATCGTCGCCGGATTGTGCGCGACGACCGGGGCCGTCGCGCAAAAATATCCGGTGCGGCCGGTCAAGATCATGGTCGGCTTCAGCGCGGGCGGCCCGGTCGACGTCGTCGCGCGCATCGTCGCCGATCGGCTGGGCAACAAGCTCGGACAAGCCTTCGTGGTCGAGAACCGCGCCGGCGCCAACGGCATGATCGCCGCCGAAGGCGTCGCGCATGCGGAAGGCGACGGCTACACGATGCTGGCCTGCAACTCGTCCACGATCACGCTCAACAAGACGCTGTTCAAAGATATCCGCTACGACCCGGAAAAAGACTTCGCGCCGCTCACCACCGTCGTGTCGGCGCCGCTCGTGCTCGTGGTCAATCCGGAGAACCCCAAGACGGCCAACATCAACACCGTCGCCGATCTCGTCGCCGCGGCCAAGGCTGCACCCGGCGCGCTTGCCTACGGCTCGGGCGGCAACGGCAACCTCGCCCATCTCGCCATGGAGCTGCTCAGCCAGAAGGCGGGCGTCAAGATGATCCACGTGCCCTATCGCGGCGGTGCTGCGTCCGAGGTCGGCATCCTCGCGCAGGAGGTCCTGGCGGTGTTCGATCCCCTGTCCGCCGTGCCGCTGGTGAAGGCCGGCAAGCTGCGCGCGCTCGCGGTGTCCTCAGCCGAGCGGCTGCCCGCGCTGCCGGATGTGCCGACCGTTGCGGAAGCCGGCTATCCCGGTTTCGACATCTCGTTCTGGGTCGGCTTCTTCATGCCGAAGGCAACGCCCGCGCCGACGCTCGAGATGCTGCACCGGGAGATCGTCGCCGCCGCCGACGATCCGGTGTTACGGGAGCGGCTGGAGACGCAGGGCGTCGTCAGCGTGCTCAGCCCGGCCGACTACGCCGCCAAGATCGCGAAGGAGACCAGGGAGCTCGCCGAAGTCGTGGCGGCCGCGAATATCAAGGCGGAGTAGGGCGTCTGCTTGGCGTGCTGCCGGCCACCTCAGCCAGCCGCTCGAGCAGAGGCCGCTGTCCTGCGTTGATCTTCTCGTGCGCTGCTGCGAGCGTGAACCATTCTGCGCGGTCGACC of the Bradyrhizobium sp. WSM1417 genome contains:
- a CDS encoding tripartite tricarboxylate transporter substrate binding protein, translated to MQRMLRLLAIVAGLCATTGAVAQKYPVRPVKIMVGFSAGGPVDVVARIVADRLGNKLGQAFVVENRAGANGMIAAEGVAHAEGDGYTMLACNSSTITLNKTLFKDIRYDPEKDFAPLTTVVSAPLVLVVNPENPKTANINTVADLVAAAKAAPGALAYGSGGNGNLAHLAMELLSQKAGVKMIHVPYRGGAASEVGILAQEVLAVFDPLSAVPLVKAGKLRALAVSSAERLPALPDVPTVAEAGYPGFDISFWVGFFMPKATPAPTLEMLHREIVAAADDPVLRERLETQGVVSVLSPADYAAKIAKETRELAEVVAAANIKAE